A genomic segment from Peptococcus niger encodes:
- a CDS encoding aconitate hydratase, with protein sequence MATLTEKIISAHLVDGEMIPGNEIGLKIDQTLTQDSTGTMAYLELEAMNPPRVRTERSVAYIDHNMLQSGPENFDDHLFIQSAAANYGIWLSKAGNGICHQVHLENFGIPGKTLIGSDSHTPTGGGIGMIAIGAGGVDVAAAMAGRPYYITMPEVIEVRLSGKLSPGVAAKDIILEVLRRETVKGGVNKVYEYTGEGVATLTVPERATITNMGAELGATTSIFPSDDLTRSYLASFNRENDWQPLTADADAVYAKTIEIDLTTLHPLLACPHSPDAVVSVAEKAGLKVNQVAIGSCTNSSYVDLAKVAAVLKGNRVDPNVSLVISPGSRQILKRLADDGLLSIFIEAGARILECGCGPCIGMGQAPNTNGVSLRSFNRNFYARSGTASADVYLASPETCAMSAINGVLTDPYGEKRFQGIEHPALFHLDHNLFIPPSETAIGQTDLVKGPNIKDCPVGTAVPETLEGRVATHLEDNITTDHIAPSNAKLLPFRSNVPYLANFCLTPADPDFPEVCKAMTNAAPIIVAGENYGQGSSREHAALCPLYLGVRAVIAKSFARIHKANLINNGILPLTFVNPDDYDQLVETEELTFTNLPAQIKAGQVDVFVKRLNKTIHLAIDLGARQEKLLLAGGLLATVKDEQARK encoded by the coding sequence ATGGCGACTTTAACCGAAAAAATCATCTCTGCACATTTGGTGGATGGAGAAATGATTCCGGGGAATGAAATTGGTCTGAAAATAGACCAAACCCTGACGCAAGACTCTACCGGGACCATGGCCTATCTGGAATTGGAGGCAATGAATCCGCCCCGCGTCCGCACCGAGCGGTCCGTGGCCTACATCGACCACAATATGCTGCAAAGCGGACCGGAAAATTTTGACGACCACCTCTTTATTCAAAGTGCTGCGGCCAATTACGGCATTTGGCTGTCCAAGGCCGGCAACGGCATCTGCCACCAAGTGCACCTGGAAAACTTCGGTATTCCCGGTAAAACCTTAATCGGCTCAGATTCTCACACCCCTACAGGCGGCGGCATCGGCATGATTGCCATCGGTGCCGGCGGCGTTGACGTAGCAGCTGCCATGGCCGGCCGCCCCTATTACATCACCATGCCGGAAGTCATTGAAGTGCGTCTGTCCGGCAAACTGTCCCCGGGCGTTGCCGCCAAAGACATTATCTTGGAAGTCCTGCGCCGGGAAACCGTCAAAGGCGGGGTCAACAAGGTCTACGAATACACCGGCGAAGGCGTGGCGACACTGACCGTTCCGGAACGCGCCACCATCACCAATATGGGCGCTGAACTGGGGGCCACCACGTCCATTTTCCCGTCAGATGATTTGACCCGCAGTTACCTGGCTTCCTTTAACCGGGAAAATGATTGGCAGCCGCTGACCGCCGATGCCGATGCCGTCTACGCTAAAACAATTGAAATCGATTTAACGACCTTACACCCCCTGCTGGCTTGCCCCCACAGTCCGGATGCCGTGGTATCCGTTGCGGAGAAAGCCGGCTTAAAGGTCAACCAAGTGGCCATCGGCTCCTGCACCAACTCTTCTTATGTTGACTTGGCGAAAGTGGCGGCTGTTTTAAAAGGCAACCGGGTTGATCCGAATGTTTCCTTGGTGATTTCACCCGGGTCTCGACAAATTTTAAAACGCCTGGCTGATGATGGTTTGCTGTCTATTTTTATCGAAGCAGGCGCCCGCATTTTAGAATGTGGCTGCGGCCCCTGCATCGGCATGGGCCAGGCCCCGAATACAAACGGGGTCTCCCTGCGCTCATTTAACCGCAACTTTTACGCGCGCAGCGGTACCGCCAGCGCAGACGTTTATTTGGCCAGTCCTGAAACCTGCGCCATGTCGGCCATCAATGGGGTCCTGACCGATCCCTATGGTGAAAAACGCTTCCAGGGCATTGAGCATCCGGCTCTTTTCCATCTTGACCACAACCTCTTTATTCCGCCATCTGAAACGGCTATTGGGCAAACGGACCTGGTAAAAGGGCCGAACATCAAAGACTGCCCGGTCGGCACTGCCGTACCGGAAACCCTGGAAGGACGGGTGGCCACCCACTTGGAGGACAACATCACCACCGACCACATCGCCCCCTCCAACGCAAAGCTGCTCCCCTTCCGGTCCAATGTGCCCTACTTGGCCAATTTCTGCCTGACGCCTGCCGATCCGGATTTCCCGGAAGTCTGCAAGGCCATGACCAATGCGGCCCCCATTATTGTCGCCGGTGAAAATTACGGCCAGGGGTCCAGCCGCGAACACGCCGCCCTTTGCCCCCTCTACCTCGGCGTGCGGGCAGTCATTGCCAAAAGTTTTGCCCGTATCCACAAGGCCAACCTCATCAACAACGGCATCCTCCCCTTGACCTTCGTCAATCCTGACGATTACGATCAATTGGTCGAAACAGAAGAGTTGACCTTTACCAACCTGCCCGCGCAAATCAAAGCCGGCCAGGTCGACGTTTTTGTGAAACGTTTAAACAAAACCATCCACTTGGCCATTGACCTGGGCGCCCGTCAAGAAAAATTGCTCTTGGCCGGCGGCCTCTTGGCCACGGTCAAAGACGAGCAGGCCCGCAAATAA
- a CDS encoding acyl-CoA dehydrogenase family protein — translation MSYKVSPENEKLRQEIREFAEMEIAPISFQLDERAIFPEDIVKQMGEKGWMGLPFEKKYGGREMGNEAYAIAVEEFSRVDASVGVILSAHNSLGTWPIAAFGTEAQKEKYLVPLAKGEKLAAFGLTEENAGSDAGGTETTAVLDGDHYILNGHKIFITNAPEADIYVVFAATDKEKGTHGGISAFIVEKGMEGFDFGTRYNKMGIRASATAELVFKNCKVPKENLLGEIGQGFKIAMQTLDGGRIGIAAQALGIAQGAYEQALERAQDRVQFGKPIAAQQGVSFKLADMATKIRAARFLVYSAAEMKDAHENYGMQSAMAKLYASEVALEVVDEAVQIFGGSGFIKGLPVERFYRDAKITAIYEGTNEIQRVVIASHLMPRKKKDKAEKKASKAAAPTTERKMEIFDEGSAQDRVDALVKALKAEGYDRQSVDDIFGPIGKADRLVAFGMGLKHAQDRKMMEDLAEAFGAVLSCSRPISEQREWMDLTRYVGLSGQKFGGKFYIGAGISGQKQHMYGIKDTDIIIAINEDINQPIFAESDYGIVGDMYEIVPLLTEALKNL, via the coding sequence ATGAGTTATAAAGTTAGCCCTGAAAACGAAAAATTGCGTCAGGAAATTCGTGAATTTGCGGAAATGGAAATTGCACCGATTTCATTCCAGTTGGATGAACGGGCCATTTTTCCGGAAGATATTGTCAAACAAATGGGCGAAAAAGGCTGGATGGGCCTGCCTTTTGAGAAGAAATACGGCGGCCGGGAAATGGGCAATGAGGCTTATGCCATTGCTGTAGAAGAATTTTCCCGCGTTGATGCCAGCGTTGGGGTCATCCTGTCGGCCCATAATTCGCTTGGGACTTGGCCGATTGCTGCCTTTGGTACTGAGGCTCAGAAAGAAAAATACCTGGTGCCTTTGGCCAAAGGGGAAAAGCTGGCTGCTTTCGGTTTGACGGAAGAAAATGCCGGGTCTGATGCCGGCGGAACAGAGACGACGGCTGTTTTAGACGGTGACCATTACATTCTGAACGGGCATAAAATCTTCATCACCAATGCACCTGAGGCGGATATTTATGTGGTCTTTGCTGCCACCGATAAAGAAAAGGGAACCCACGGCGGGATTTCTGCTTTCATTGTGGAAAAAGGCATGGAAGGGTTTGACTTCGGTACCCGGTACAATAAAATGGGCATTCGTGCCTCGGCAACAGCAGAACTGGTCTTTAAAAATTGCAAGGTGCCGAAAGAAAACCTCTTGGGTGAAATTGGTCAAGGGTTTAAAATTGCCATGCAGACCTTGGACGGTGGCCGGATTGGAATTGCGGCACAAGCGCTGGGCATTGCACAAGGCGCTTATGAACAGGCCCTTGAACGGGCCCAAGACCGGGTTCAATTTGGTAAGCCGATTGCTGCCCAACAGGGCGTCAGCTTCAAGCTGGCCGATATGGCCACGAAAATTCGCGCAGCCCGCTTTTTGGTATACTCTGCAGCTGAAATGAAAGATGCCCATGAAAATTATGGGATGCAGAGTGCGATGGCAAAACTCTACGCTTCTGAAGTGGCGCTGGAAGTTGTCGATGAAGCGGTGCAAATCTTTGGCGGCTCAGGCTTCATTAAAGGCTTGCCGGTGGAACGCTTCTACCGCGATGCGAAAATTACGGCCATCTATGAAGGCACCAATGAAATCCAACGGGTGGTTATAGCCTCCCACTTGATGCCGCGCAAGAAGAAAGACAAGGCTGAGAAAAAAGCCAGCAAGGCAGCTGCACCGACAACTGAGCGGAAGATGGAAATTTTCGATGAAGGATCCGCTCAAGACCGGGTAGATGCCCTGGTGAAAGCGCTCAAGGCAGAAGGGTACGACCGGCAGTCCGTTGATGACATTTTCGGGCCCATCGGTAAAGCAGACCGCCTGGTGGCCTTCGGGATGGGCTTAAAACATGCTCAGGACCGGAAGATGATGGAAGACCTGGCTGAAGCCTTCGGCGCGGTCTTATCCTGCTCACGGCCGATTTCCGAACAGCGGGAATGGATGGATTTGACCCGGTATGTGGGCCTGTCCGGACAGAAATTCGGAGGCAAATTCTATATTGGCGCCGGCATCAGCGGTCAAAAACAGCACATGTACGGCATTAAAGATACGGACATCATCATCGCCATCAATGAAGACATCAACCAGCCGATTTTCGCTGAAAGCGATTACGGCATTGTCGGCGACATGTATGAGATTGTTCCGCTCTTAACAGAGGCATTGAAGAATCTGTAA
- a CDS encoding ComF family protein yields MPSSPINLFLEALFPTPRNCLLCQAPIAGFGLCEACHKLYEEKRQGNGQCLRCGSFGVRGQACDVCRHWPQYIHRVSALWPYEKEVRAAILAYKYQGKPWMATGFAQACLPFIPPGVDLLVPVPLHASRLRERGYNQSLLLAKALHAAGGPPVSDALRRIKATPHQVGLSKRARLHNLDGAIRVQRPEAVAGRHVCLIDDVITTGSTIEHCGRALHRAGASAVSALVLAAGYGSLAGR; encoded by the coding sequence ATGCCATCATCGCCGATTAATCTTTTCTTGGAAGCCCTTTTTCCAACACCGCGCAATTGCCTGCTTTGTCAGGCCCCCATTGCCGGCTTCGGCCTTTGCGAGGCCTGCCATAAGCTATATGAGGAAAAAAGACAAGGCAACGGTCAATGCCTGCGTTGCGGCAGTTTCGGTGTGCGCGGTCAGGCTTGCGATGTTTGCCGCCATTGGCCGCAATATATCCACCGGGTGTCCGCCCTTTGGCCCTATGAAAAAGAGGTTCGCGCTGCTATTTTGGCCTATAAATACCAGGGCAAGCCTTGGATGGCAACAGGTTTTGCACAAGCTTGCCTGCCTTTTATCCCGCCGGGAGTTGACCTGCTGGTTCCCGTGCCCTTGCACGCCTCACGGTTGCGAGAGCGGGGGTATAACCAGAGCCTGCTCTTAGCCAAGGCCCTTCACGCCGCCGGCGGTCCGCCGGTTTCAGATGCCTTGCGCCGGATTAAGGCCACCCCCCACCAGGTGGGCCTATCCAAAAGGGCCCGTTTGCACAATTTGGATGGTGCCATTAGGGTCCAGCGGCCGGAAGCGGTGGCCGGCCGCCATGTGTGCTTGATTGATGACGTCATCACCACCGGGTCGACCATTGAACATTGCGGCCGGGCCTTGCATCGGGCCGGCGCTTCTGCGGTGAGCGCCCTGGTCTTGGCCGCCGGCTACGGGTCTCTGGCCGGCCGTTGA
- a CDS encoding basic amino acid ABC transporter substrate-binding protein, with protein MKMKKILASILALALSVSVLTACGGGGDTSATSATSEAGSTAESSSNAIVVGTNPTFAPFEFQDEEGNMKGFDLDLMRAIAEEEGLEVEFKSLSFDALTAAIQNGEIDVIAAGMSITPDRQEQLLFSKPYMDASLGIYVAKDTEGVSGVGDLKGKVVAAQQGTTGADEVQDLAKKRQIGEAKILEDYNMCFLELSNGGADALIIDLPVAENYMKNNPDQVKMVGEPYVADYYGLALAKDNTDLQQKINDGLDKVIKSGKFEALCKKYELPVPQSIIDGTAKVA; from the coding sequence ATGAAAATGAAAAAAATTCTAGCATCTATTTTAGCGCTCGCCTTGAGCGTTTCCGTATTGACGGCCTGCGGTGGTGGCGGCGACACTTCCGCTACATCCGCTACATCTGAAGCCGGCTCAACAGCGGAAAGTTCGTCTAACGCCATTGTGGTTGGGACCAACCCGACTTTTGCGCCCTTTGAATTCCAAGATGAAGAAGGGAATATGAAAGGCTTTGACCTGGACTTGATGCGCGCCATCGCTGAAGAAGAAGGGCTTGAAGTTGAATTTAAGAGCCTGTCCTTTGATGCTTTGACCGCCGCCATCCAAAATGGCGAAATTGATGTCATCGCTGCCGGGATGAGCATTACCCCGGACCGCCAAGAGCAATTGCTCTTCAGCAAGCCTTATATGGACGCCTCTTTGGGCATCTATGTGGCCAAAGATACCGAGGGTGTTAGTGGTGTTGGTGACCTGAAAGGCAAAGTTGTTGCCGCTCAGCAAGGGACGACCGGTGCCGATGAAGTGCAAGATTTGGCTAAGAAACGCCAAATCGGTGAAGCAAAAATTCTCGAAGACTACAACATGTGCTTCTTAGAATTGTCCAACGGTGGCGCTGATGCCTTGATCATTGACCTGCCGGTGGCTGAAAACTACATGAAAAACAATCCGGACCAGGTTAAAATGGTTGGTGAACCCTATGTTGCCGATTACTATGGTTTAGCGCTGGCTAAGGACAACACCGACCTGCAACAAAAAATCAACGATGGCTTGGATAAGGTCATTAAGAGTGGGAAATTTGAAGCACTCTGCAAAAAATATGAACTGCCCGTACCGCAGTCCATTATTGACGGAACGGCTAAAGTTGCCTAA
- a CDS encoding amino acid ABC transporter permease, with the protein MQLNFWHHFTAVLPIVIKGAEFTIKVTAVAVLIGIIIGLTMSLMKLSGNRLLKLIANIYIEFFRGTPLLVQIFLWHYGVSSLITAFSGDKFHFQVITTAFVVLGINSGAYVAEIFRAGIQGVDIGQVEAARSLGMSKAQTLRHVVVPQAWKLVIPPLGNEFVMLLKDSSLLSTIGAMEIMKRGQIYIGMHATPFPAYVAVALCYLVITFTLTRFINGYERKLSSGGKNARSMTDIR; encoded by the coding sequence ATGCAGCTCAATTTTTGGCACCATTTTACAGCGGTCTTGCCGATCGTTATTAAAGGGGCGGAATTTACGATTAAAGTAACCGCCGTCGCCGTACTCATCGGGATTATCATCGGTTTAACCATGTCCCTGATGAAGCTCAGTGGCAACCGGTTGTTAAAACTTATTGCAAATATCTATATTGAATTTTTCCGCGGAACGCCGCTTTTGGTGCAGATTTTCCTGTGGCATTACGGGGTCTCCTCGCTGATCACCGCCTTCAGTGGTGACAAATTTCACTTCCAAGTAATTACCACAGCCTTTGTTGTCCTGGGGATCAACTCAGGCGCCTATGTCGCGGAAATTTTCCGAGCCGGCATCCAAGGGGTTGACATCGGCCAGGTGGAAGCGGCCCGGTCTTTGGGCATGAGCAAGGCCCAGACCTTGCGGCATGTGGTCGTGCCGCAGGCTTGGAAACTGGTGATTCCGCCCTTGGGAAATGAATTTGTTATGCTGTTGAAAGACAGCTCCTTGCTGTCAACCATCGGGGCCATGGAAATCATGAAACGGGGGCAAATTTATATCGGAATGCATGCCACCCCCTTTCCGGCATATGTGGCCGTGGCCCTCTGCTATCTGGTCATTACCTTTACCCTAACCAGATTTATCAACGGATACGAGCGGAAACTTTCTTCCGGCGGCAAAAATGCCCGCAGCATGACGGACATCAGATAG
- a CDS encoding amino acid ABC transporter ATP-binding protein yields the protein MIEIKNLHKSFGKLEVLKGINETIADGEVVSVIGPSGSGKSTFLRCINLLEEPTEGQIIIDGEDITDPSHDVNQMRAQVGMVFQRFNLFPHKSVLDNIMLAPINVSKVSKAEAEARARELLKTVGLSDKADAYPHSLSGGQQQRVAIARALAMQPRYLLFDEPTSALDPEMVGEVLSVIKGLTQTGMTLVIVTHEMGFAREVSDRVFFIDQGVVMEKGDPEAIFGNPQMDRTKDFLAKVL from the coding sequence ATGATTGAAATCAAAAATTTACACAAATCCTTTGGTAAATTGGAAGTCCTTAAAGGGATTAACGAAACCATTGCCGATGGTGAAGTTGTTTCCGTTATCGGCCCGTCCGGCAGCGGGAAAAGTACCTTCTTGCGTTGCATCAACCTTTTGGAAGAACCGACAGAGGGGCAAATCATCATCGACGGCGAGGATATCACAGATCCCTCCCATGATGTCAACCAAATGCGGGCCCAAGTCGGCATGGTGTTTCAACGCTTTAACCTCTTTCCCCATAAGAGTGTCTTAGACAACATCATGTTGGCACCGATCAATGTGTCCAAAGTATCCAAGGCAGAAGCAGAGGCAAGGGCGCGCGAACTCTTGAAGACCGTGGGCTTGTCGGATAAAGCCGATGCTTACCCTCACAGCCTATCCGGCGGGCAACAACAGCGTGTTGCCATTGCCCGTGCGCTGGCCATGCAGCCGCGCTACCTGCTCTTTGATGAGCCCACCTCCGCCCTGGACCCGGAAATGGTCGGCGAAGTCTTGTCCGTCATTAAGGGCTTGACCCAAACCGGCATGACCCTCGTCATCGTCACCCATGAAATGGGTTTTGCCCGTGAAGTCAGTGACCGTGTCTTCTTTATCGACCAAGGTGTCGTTATGGAAAAAGGCGACCCTGAAGCCATTTTCGGCAACCCGCAAATGGACCGGACCAAGGATTTCTTAGCCAAGGTGCTTTAA